A single window of Providencia alcalifaciens DNA harbors:
- the alkB gene encoding DNA oxidative demethylase AlkB: protein MLFPDEENTIEIAPDAYLLKGFLLGQGEPLLAALFEVIVQAPLRHMETPSGYAMSVAMTNCGDWGWVTDNKGYRYSSVDPITQQPWPMMPALFKQLAIHAAEKVGFSYFAPDACLVNRYGVGAKMSLHQDKDEADFSQPIVSFSLGLPTIFDFGGETRESSRQAILLEHGDVLVWGGRSRLHYHGVRQIKSGVHPQLGAYRFNLTFRRSQSVT from the coding sequence ATGTTATTTCCTGATGAAGAGAATACGATTGAGATTGCGCCAGACGCTTATCTCCTTAAAGGCTTTTTGCTTGGGCAAGGGGAGCCGCTATTGGCTGCATTGTTTGAGGTGATTGTTCAAGCACCTTTGCGTCATATGGAAACGCCAAGTGGATACGCCATGTCTGTGGCGATGACCAATTGCGGTGATTGGGGCTGGGTTACGGATAATAAAGGCTACCGATATTCCTCTGTCGACCCGATAACTCAGCAGCCATGGCCCATGATGCCCGCATTATTTAAACAGTTGGCGATTCATGCCGCTGAAAAAGTGGGTTTCTCTTATTTTGCTCCAGATGCCTGTCTAGTTAATCGCTATGGTGTGGGGGCTAAAATGTCGCTGCATCAAGATAAGGATGAAGCGGATTTTTCCCAGCCGATCGTCTCTTTTTCGTTAGGGTTGCCCACTATCTTTGATTTTGGTGGTGAAACGCGAGAGTCATCTCGTCAAGCTATCCTATTAGAGCATGGGGATGTTTTGGTGTGGGGCGGACGTTCGCGGCTCCATTACCACGGTGTACGACAAATCAAATCAGGCGTTCATCCTCAACTTGGGGCTTATCGTTTTAATCTGACCTTCAGGCGTTCGCAATCAGTAACATAA
- a CDS encoding MarR family winged helix-turn-helix transcriptional regulator gives MDRIDKITQQWQRERPDLDISAMGLIGRLGNVAHHLTREMEKVFAQFGLNRSSFDVLATLRRAGSPYTLSPSDMLATLMVTSGTMTNRIDQLEKAGYVARHVNPDDGRGFLVSLTEEGLDLINQVVTAHTENQSRLVASLSNEEQQALNQLLRTFLSHLES, from the coding sequence ATGGATAGAATAGATAAAATCACTCAACAGTGGCAACGTGAACGCCCGGACCTTGATATCAGCGCCATGGGGCTGATTGGGCGCTTAGGCAACGTTGCCCATCACCTGACCCGTGAAATGGAGAAGGTATTTGCCCAATTTGGTCTAAATAGATCAAGTTTTGACGTACTCGCCACTTTGCGTCGTGCGGGTTCCCCTTACACACTGTCACCCAGCGATATGCTCGCCACCTTGATGGTGACATCCGGCACCATGACCAACCGCATCGATCAGCTCGAGAAAGCCGGTTATGTCGCGCGTCATGTCAATCCTGATGATGGGCGTGGCTTTTTAGTCAGTTTGACAGAGGAAGGATTGGATTTAATTAACCAAGTGGTCACCGCCCATACCGAAAATCAATCCCGTTTGGTGGCGTCATTGTCGAATGAAGAGCAACAGGCGCTGAATCAGCTACTACGAACGTTTCTAAGTCATTTAGAATCATGA
- a CDS encoding VWA domain-containing protein produces MDKQPEDAQLTEELLQLAKRWRLILGQYADGALGQAALNGDELKIERSLDFLYRREYQRRGLRQEGGRHGSLDASQLTAVNWLNQARKLFPNSTFERMQSQALERYEISSLLKSPQALNAMEPTKALAKSLLSLRGKMSEEMRDAVKNIIRKVVDDILSQMRNQFRQALTGRRNRFKRSLLPNSRNFDWRATIAANLKNYDQQNQRLVIKTPYFNSRQQQHLPWDVILCVDQSGSMASSIMYAAVCASILAALPTVRVSLVVFDTQVVDLSHLAHDPVEVLMTVQLGGGTDIAKAMHYCESLIRNPKRTVISLISDFEEGGALNNLLNCTERLNSQQVKLLGLAALDDDALPVYDTEIAQKLADRGMSVAALTPEHFAHWLAEVMQ; encoded by the coding sequence ATGGATAAGCAGCCAGAAGACGCGCAGTTAACCGAAGAGCTGCTTCAATTAGCGAAACGCTGGCGTCTTATCTTAGGTCAATATGCGGATGGTGCACTGGGGCAAGCCGCGCTAAATGGTGATGAGCTCAAAATCGAGCGGTCATTGGATTTTTTATATCGCCGTGAATATCAACGTCGCGGTTTACGCCAAGAAGGCGGACGCCATGGCTCGCTAGATGCGTCCCAATTGACGGCGGTTAACTGGCTGAATCAAGCCCGTAAATTGTTCCCGAACAGCACGTTTGAGCGAATGCAGTCGCAGGCATTAGAGCGTTATGAAATCAGCAGTTTATTAAAAAGCCCACAAGCCTTGAATGCAATGGAGCCTACCAAAGCCTTAGCCAAATCGTTATTAAGTTTGCGCGGTAAAATGAGTGAAGAGATGCGGGATGCGGTGAAGAATATTATTCGTAAAGTGGTGGATGATATTTTAAGCCAGATGCGAAACCAGTTTCGCCAAGCGCTAACAGGGCGTCGTAACCGTTTTAAGCGATCGTTGCTCCCCAATAGCCGTAATTTTGATTGGCGAGCTACGATTGCTGCGAATTTAAAGAATTATGATCAACAAAATCAGCGCTTAGTGATTAAAACCCCGTATTTTAACTCCCGCCAGCAACAGCATTTGCCGTGGGATGTAATTTTGTGCGTCGACCAAAGTGGCTCGATGGCAAGTTCGATTATGTATGCTGCGGTGTGTGCCAGTATTTTAGCGGCATTACCGACGGTACGTGTCTCTTTGGTGGTGTTTGATACCCAAGTGGTGGATCTCAGCCATTTGGCCCACGATCCGGTGGAAGTGTTGATGACAGTGCAGCTCGGCGGGGGAACCGATATCGCGAAAGCGATGCATTATTGCGAGAGCTTGATCCGCAACCCGAAACGCACGGTGATTTCGTTGATCAGCGACTTTGAAGAAGGTGGGGCATTGAATAACTTGCTCAATTGCACAGAGCGCTTGAATAGCCAGCAAGTGAAATTGTTGGGACTCGCCGCTTTGGATGATGATGCATTGCCGGTTTATGATACGGAGATTGCCCAGAAGCTGGCAGATCGCGGTATGAGTGTGGCAGCGTTAACCCCCGAGCATTTTGCTCACTGGTTGGCTGAGGTGATGCAATGA
- a CDS encoding TetR/AcrR family transcriptional regulator: MARRTQAQMEQTRALLLATARDFFCRLGYAETSMDDLTASVELTRGALYHHFGDKQGLFLAVVEQIDAEMNQRLQTITDNSDDLWSSFQQRCHAYLEMALEPEYQQVILRDAKAVLGEAIAKSNLQCADAIEKIIAKLVEDNVIANVEPRALAALLNGGLSEAAYWIAQDKSETRLKQSIASIDVLLNGLKAPAKRG, encoded by the coding sequence ATGGCAAGACGAACACAAGCCCAAATGGAACAAACTCGCGCCCTATTACTGGCGACGGCACGGGATTTCTTCTGCCGTTTAGGCTATGCAGAAACATCAATGGATGATTTAACTGCTAGTGTTGAACTGACTCGCGGCGCGCTATATCACCATTTTGGGGACAAACAGGGATTATTCTTGGCGGTTGTCGAACAAATAGATGCTGAAATGAACCAACGTTTACAGACAATTACGGACAACAGCGATGATCTGTGGTCAAGCTTTCAACAACGCTGTCACGCCTATTTAGAAATGGCGCTTGAACCTGAATACCAACAAGTGATTTTACGAGATGCTAAAGCGGTATTAGGGGAAGCCATCGCAAAATCTAACTTACAGTGTGCGGATGCCATTGAAAAAATAATCGCCAAGCTGGTAGAAGATAATGTTATTGCCAACGTAGAGCCTCGCGCCCTCGCAGCATTACTCAATGGAGGGTTATCCGAAGCGGCGTACTGGATAGCGCAGGATAAGAGTGAAACGCGGCTAAAACAGAGCATTGCCAGCATTGATGTGCTACTGAATGGACTAAAAGCCCCTGCTAAACGCGGATAA
- a CDS encoding EamA family transporter, producing the protein MNRYWVLFLTALAPIVWGSTYLVTTEMLPAGMPLTLAMLRALPAGLLLLLFLRKLPQGIWWGRVLVLGILNFSLFWWLLFISAYRLPGGVAATVGAIQPLIVLFLSRWLLSSPLSSTSIFAALSGIFGVAILLLTPSAALDLTGIIAGLAGAFSMAAGTVLSRRWQPPVSALTFTSWQLTAGGLVLLPFALLLEPALPSLNLLNIVGLSYLTLIGGALTYALWFRGLAILGPSSVASLGFLSPMSAVILGWLWLDQQLSPLQLLGMLVILLSVWGSQKAERKLALKRQQQAV; encoded by the coding sequence ATGAATAGATACTGGGTTCTGTTTTTAACGGCATTAGCACCGATTGTATGGGGAAGTACCTACTTGGTGACAACAGAAATGCTGCCAGCGGGGATGCCTCTGACGTTAGCCATGCTCCGCGCCTTGCCGGCGGGCTTGCTGCTGTTGCTATTTTTACGCAAATTACCTCAGGGGATTTGGTGGGGGCGCGTGCTGGTTCTCGGCATCTTAAATTTCTCACTGTTTTGGTGGTTATTGTTTATCTCCGCATACCGTTTACCCGGTGGCGTGGCAGCAACGGTGGGGGCGATACAGCCGCTGATTGTGTTATTTCTTAGCCGTTGGTTATTAAGTAGCCCGTTATCGAGTACTTCGATATTTGCCGCACTGAGTGGGATTTTCGGGGTGGCTATTTTATTATTGACGCCAAGTGCCGCGTTAGATTTAACCGGGATTATTGCCGGGCTAGCTGGAGCATTCTCTATGGCAGCAGGAACGGTATTAAGCCGTCGCTGGCAGCCGCCCGTTTCAGCATTAACCTTTACCTCGTGGCAATTAACCGCAGGCGGGTTAGTCTTACTGCCTTTCGCGCTGTTACTTGAACCTGCATTACCTTCGCTGAACTTGTTAAATATCGTAGGGCTGAGTTATTTAACCTTGATTGGCGGCGCACTGACATATGCATTATGGTTCAGAGGCCTCGCTATCTTAGGGCCAAGTTCGGTAGCATCGCTGGGATTCTTAAGCCCGATGAGCGCCGTTATCCTTGGGTGGCTGTGGCTTGACCAACAACTCAGCCCATTACAGTTACTCGGCATGTTGGTGATTTTACTCAGTGTCTGGGGTAGCCAAAAAGCAGAGCGTAAATTGGCATTGAAAAGGCAGCAACAAGCAGTTTAA
- a CDS encoding threonine aldolase family protein: protein MYSFINDYNEIAHPAVMEELNSLAGKRFEGYGTDTLCASVIELVKQRIGRPDADIHFFNGGTITNLTAISHVLRPHQAAIAVDSGHIAVHETGAIEATGHKVFTVPCASGKLTPALIEQVLAHHTDEHCVQPKLVYISNSTEIGTVYRKDELVALRKVCDEHGLWLFMDGARLASGLMSHASDVTIEDIAQLTDIFYIGGTKIGALTGEVLVILNPSLKSDFRFSIKQKGGLQAKGWLLAAQFNALFKDDLYFKLGKHLNDMAMHLAAFFTQQGFEFLAPVESNQVFVVLPDDLAKKLLEHYVLSSMPAPQAGKTCVRLCTSWSTSEQDVEKFISVFKSLR, encoded by the coding sequence ATGTACAGCTTTATTAATGATTATAATGAAATAGCGCACCCAGCAGTGATGGAAGAACTCAATAGCTTAGCGGGTAAGCGTTTTGAAGGGTATGGTACCGATACGTTATGTGCCAGTGTGATTGAGTTAGTAAAACAGCGCATTGGACGCCCAGATGCAGATATTCATTTTTTTAATGGTGGCACGATCACCAATTTAACCGCTATCTCTCATGTATTAAGGCCTCACCAGGCGGCTATCGCGGTAGATTCAGGGCATATCGCGGTACATGAGACAGGGGCGATTGAAGCCACTGGGCATAAAGTTTTCACCGTTCCTTGCGCATCGGGGAAGTTAACGCCCGCGCTGATTGAGCAAGTTTTGGCGCATCATACCGATGAGCACTGTGTACAGCCAAAATTGGTGTATATCAGTAACTCGACAGAAATTGGTACTGTCTACCGTAAAGATGAGCTGGTTGCGCTGCGTAAAGTGTGTGATGAGCATGGCTTATGGCTGTTTATGGATGGCGCGCGTTTAGCCTCCGGCTTAATGTCCCATGCGAGCGACGTAACGATTGAAGATATCGCTCAGTTGACGGATATTTTTTATATCGGTGGTACTAAGATTGGTGCACTGACGGGTGAAGTTCTAGTGATTTTAAACCCAAGCTTGAAATCTGATTTCCGCTTTAGCATCAAGCAAAAAGGGGGATTGCAGGCAAAAGGTTGGTTATTAGCGGCACAATTTAACGCGCTGTTTAAAGATGACCTTTATTTCAAATTGGGTAAGCATCTCAATGATATGGCGATGCATTTAGCCGCATTCTTTACTCAGCAAGGTTTTGAGTTCTTAGCGCCGGTTGAATCAAACCAAGTGTTTGTGGTGCTACCGGATGATTTAGCAAAGAAATTGCTGGAACATTATGTTTTAAGCAGTATGCCAGCGCCACAAGCGGGTAAAACCTGTGTGCGTTTGTGTACTTCATGGTCCACAAGCGAACAAGATGTTGAAAAATTTATAAGTGTATTTAAGTCGCTGCGTTAA
- a CDS encoding SWIM zinc finger family protein, with the protein MSWKTVYLHYDDDALAVFANVGLLRRARKDLESGKVSPVCLADGTFTSDGQNVTLDPQGVQKASCDCSASGCCKHILAAVLWVQTNSDEQSIDSTEDSSESVDIEPLLPELLAFDVPTLIKQNSKPDCRLAVKILQDWQDHAVILDDQSNQLKITIPHYDEPIIYIRGNGFQGMLSSLPEKQQKALHLAAIAKVFLQHNQPWNWPDDLMPNREVTLALSDDEQAVIATIQRFIHDMLRHGLSHISQSSAAQLHLLNMSARAEGLPRLANYLKRLNYQVKLLAQRHFTMDEGQVLRFIAQISGYLYQLTHASDDKIAQLRAFGRRQYDSKTDILSLIPINAEWWKTQSGAIGGTFSFWDNQEKKVVQCSQARANTLDPNFTRHSVWQTLAIWKQTADNLMRSGFELHNPRLSDEGKLAASGDSYVVSSSAVSQAPHISFDDYQALKSELGFEDWKAATAYFNALNDDAQFEPVVLHIDSYEPLHWNEIEQCVSWAVLDGNQNRAFLRLNWQGTENHKIEELRFITQKGWEISTVSVQVSVSQQQLQLTPKTLWLKKEQGIELFYLDFESVPRKKQSSKFMTSIAEYMAKKQQDSTAFAPVPTLAQQITRPILAVLETQSCTGRAQLSASQIDELNFVVRTLQDLGMLWFAKQLAHYLKWESVKRENQTAENLLRLVYLCDQFERSQKLMPFELNS; encoded by the coding sequence ATGAGTTGGAAAACCGTTTATTTACATTATGATGACGACGCATTAGCGGTGTTTGCCAACGTCGGATTGCTGCGCCGCGCCCGTAAGGATCTGGAAAGTGGTAAAGTTTCTCCGGTTTGTTTAGCGGATGGAACTTTTACCAGTGATGGTCAGAACGTCACGTTAGATCCTCAAGGGGTACAAAAAGCGAGCTGCGACTGTTCAGCCTCGGGTTGCTGCAAACATATTCTGGCTGCGGTACTTTGGGTACAAACAAACAGCGATGAACAATCGATTGATTCTACAGAAGATAGTTCGGAGTCTGTCGATATTGAACCGCTATTACCTGAGTTGTTGGCATTCGATGTTCCCACATTAATCAAGCAAAACAGTAAGCCAGATTGTCGCTTGGCAGTGAAGATCTTACAGGATTGGCAAGATCATGCAGTGATCTTGGACGACCAATCGAATCAGTTGAAAATAACTATCCCTCATTATGATGAGCCAATTATCTATATTCGGGGGAATGGCTTTCAAGGCATGCTGTCTTCATTACCGGAGAAGCAGCAAAAAGCCCTACATTTGGCGGCGATTGCTAAGGTATTTCTTCAGCATAACCAGCCGTGGAATTGGCCTGACGATCTGATGCCTAACCGCGAGGTTACGTTAGCATTGAGCGACGATGAGCAAGCGGTGATTGCGACTATCCAGCGTTTTATTCACGATATGCTGCGTCATGGGCTTTCCCATATAAGTCAAAGCAGCGCCGCGCAATTGCATTTATTGAATATGTCGGCGCGTGCGGAAGGTTTGCCTCGCTTGGCAAACTATTTAAAGCGTTTAAACTATCAAGTGAAATTATTAGCTCAGCGCCATTTCACGATGGATGAAGGGCAAGTTTTGCGGTTTATCGCGCAAATTAGTGGTTATCTTTACCAATTAACTCACGCCAGCGACGATAAAATTGCGCAATTACGTGCTTTTGGTCGTCGTCAATATGACAGTAAAACGGACATTCTCTCTTTGATCCCGATTAATGCAGAATGGTGGAAAACCCAAAGTGGTGCCATTGGGGGAACATTTAGTTTTTGGGATAACCAAGAGAAAAAAGTGGTGCAGTGTAGCCAAGCTCGAGCCAATACCCTCGACCCGAATTTCACCCGTCACAGTGTCTGGCAAACGTTAGCCATTTGGAAACAAACGGCAGATAACCTGATGCGCAGTGGTTTTGAGTTGCACAATCCACGCTTATCCGATGAGGGCAAACTTGCGGCTAGCGGCGATAGTTATGTCGTCAGTAGCAGTGCAGTTAGCCAAGCGCCGCACATTTCATTCGATGATTACCAAGCATTGAAGAGTGAGCTGGGGTTTGAGGATTGGAAAGCAGCAACGGCCTATTTTAATGCGCTCAACGATGATGCCCAGTTTGAGCCTGTTGTACTGCATATCGATAGCTACGAACCGCTACATTGGAATGAAATCGAGCAGTGCGTCAGTTGGGCGGTGCTGGATGGAAACCAGAATCGGGCATTTTTGCGATTAAATTGGCAAGGTACTGAAAATCACAAAATTGAAGAGCTGCGTTTTATCACTCAGAAAGGTTGGGAAATTAGCACGGTATCCGTTCAAGTAAGCGTTTCTCAGCAACAATTACAACTCACGCCGAAAACACTTTGGTTGAAAAAAGAGCAGGGTATTGAGCTATTTTACCTCGATTTTGAATCGGTACCTCGTAAAAAACAGTCTTCCAAGTTTATGACGTCGATTGCTGAATATATGGCGAAAAAGCAGCAAGACAGCACGGCATTTGCGCCAGTGCCAACACTGGCACAGCAGATTACCCGTCCAATCTTGGCGGTATTGGAAACACAAAGCTGTACAGGGCGCGCACAGTTATCGGCAAGTCAAATTGACGAGTTAAACTTTGTGGTCAGGACATTGCAGGATTTGGGGATGTTGTGGTTTGCTAAGCAACTGGCGCATTATTTGAAATGGGAAAGTGTAAAAAGGGAAAATCAAACCGCCGAAAACTTACTGCGCTTGGTGTATCTTTGCGACCAATTTGAACGTTCGCAAAAATTGATGCCTTTTGAATTGAATAGCTAG